One Capsicum annuum cultivar UCD-10X-F1 chromosome 2, UCD10Xv1.1, whole genome shotgun sequence genomic window carries:
- the LOC107860529 gene encoding uncharacterized protein LOC107860529, with protein sequence MTPLSTCWLLIELYVIPHGYLKWYFLSFYIQPFLLALCQLYLWIKVLQKFLLTFILLVYKSSCFLISYVTRFRKFCLLFFKKYVLPNGKNHHILIEEVEEFFDVIPDNEYQNEIVLYTSLNMRRSSSNSNGTVHLNMRNKSHDNMIYAYDFQTRVSQMFAKDHEVSTFIEPNQGEFMELGEHEEDPSDVLVDSCSVISSVDEKMNLLDNYNAVPLFRGPILSETELELEFSLLSPVSSLSPGINGPALEEYFPSPNMSSPLDYGTLNQNFPSVNSYTTGMVMDQQLVHEYTSCADEEVDLLYNKYAERMSWFDVLNHERLCALSAVLRKHLSSPNSFEFEMEPTSLPVQYISLSRVARKRLVRSLESDLELVYVAQSCLSWEILHHQYKKVEALCCSTSKNGIFCGNITAKFQKFQILLERFVEDDSCGGKRHLNYAHTRFSQKNLLQVPQVSGYVESNERVNGETSKPIEVLKAIEKCIHAFWFYVKTDCKKKKKFLWSQPRVEDPRDILLLHDLNKKLQMKELWLKDVKGKRNCWLRRAIKPQQEEYSKIDFVLTLIDMELVSRILHMSIISTSHFKWCQQKLNNIQFKDGHILRTPITLPLFPS encoded by the exons ATGACCCCGTTATCGACTTGTTGGCTTTTGATTGAACTATATGTGATCCCACATGGATATCTTAAGTGGTATTTTTTGAGTTTCTATATTCAGCCTTTTCTTCTTGCTCTCTGTCAACTTTATCTATGGATCAAAGTGTTACAAAAATTTCTATTAACCTTCATCCTATTAGTTTACAAGTCCTCTTGTTTCTTAATTTCATACGTTACAAGATTCCGTAAATTCTGCCTCCTCTTCTTCAAGAAGTACGTCTTACCAAATGGAAaaaatcatcatattctcataGAAGAGGTGGAGGAGTTCTTCGATGTTATACCAGATAACGAATACCAAAATGAGATCGTCCTTTATACGAGCTTGAACATGAGACGAAGTAGTAGTAACTCAAATGGAACGGTCCATTTGAACATGAGAAATAAATCGCACGACAACATGATCTATGCATATGATTTTCAAACTAGAGTTTCTCAAATGTTCGCTAAAGATCACGAGGTTAGTACGTTTATTGAACCAAATCAAGGTGAGTTTATGGAACTCGGAGAACATGAAGAGGATCCTAGTGATGTACTAGTGGACAGTTGTTCAGTCATTTCTTCTGTTGATGAAAAAATGAATTTACTCGATAATTATAATGCTGTCCCTCTATTTCGTGGTCCAATTTTATCCGAAACAGAACTAGAACTAGAGTTTTCCCTATTGAGTCCTGTTTCAAGTTTGTCACCAGGTATCAATGGTCCGGCGCTTGAGGAATATTTTCCATCTCCTAATATGTCGTCCCCATTGGATTATGGTACGTTGAACCAAAATTTCCCATCAGTTAATAGCTATACAACTGGTATGGTAATGGATCAGCAGCTGGTTCATGAGTACACGAGTTGTGCAGATGAAGAAGTAGATTTGTTATACAACAAGTATGCTGAAAGAATGAGCTGGTTTGATGTTCTCAATCATGAAAGGTTATGTGCCTTAA GTGCAGTACTGAGGAAGCACTTGTCAAGTCCAAATTCATTTGAGTTTGAAATGGAGCCTACAAGTTTGCCTgtccaatatatttctttgagtAGGGTGGCAAGAAAAAGACTTGTGAGGAGCTTAGAGAGTGATTTGGAGTTGGTTTATGTGGCACAGTCATGTTTGTCATGGGAAATACTTCATCATCAGTATAAAAAAGTAGAGGCTCTTTGTTGTTCAACTTCGAAAAATGGGATCTTTTGTGGTAATATAACAGCAAAATTTCAGAAATTCCAAATACTGCTAGAAAGATTTGTGGAAGATGATAGCTGTGGAGGCAAAAGGCATTTAAATTATGCTCATACAAGATTTTCACAAAAGAATCTCCTCCAAGTTCCACAGGTTTCTG GATATGTAGAATCAAATGAAAGAGTGAATGGAGAAACAAGCAAGCCAATAGAAGTGCTAAAGGCCATAGAGAAATGCATACATGCTTTCTGGTTTTATGTAAAAACAGAttgcaagaaaaagaagaaatttttGTGGAGTCAACCACGTGTAGAAGACCCCAGAGACATACTGCTACTTCATGACTTAAATAAAAAACTTCAAATG AAAGAGTTATGGCTAAAGGACGTGAAAGGTAAGAGAAATTGCTGGCTAAGAAGAGCAATAAAGCCTCAACAAGAAGAATATAGCAAAATAGACTTTGTGTTAACATTGATAGACATGGAGCTGGTGTCAAGGATTCTCCACATGTCCATTATCTCTACCTCTCATTTCAAATGGTGCCAACAAAAGCTTAATAATATACAGTTCAAAGATGGTCACATTTTAAGGACCCCCATTACCCTCCCACTGTTTCCATCTTGA